From Arcobacter sp. CECT 8983, the proteins below share one genomic window:
- a CDS encoding bifunctional heptose 7-phosphate kinase/heptose 1-phosphate adenyltransferase: MIDIEKKPKILVIGDLMIDSYLMGSCDRIATDAPIPVVDVTKEESVLGGAGNVIRNLTSLGAKVSVMSVVGNDDNAKLLKHLLDEIQTKSFLIEQKGRKTSKKTRIVAGNSQVFRFDHESKNNISFDNVKSLYSKLVEKIKAYDAILLADYGKGVLTKDFTEKIIAYANKNSVKTIVDPYGSDYTKYKGATLIIPNKEEAQAVTNIEISNDDKLLEALKAIKKEFDTEYAIITLAEEGIAVLKENKLSVMPTVPLEVFDVTGSGDTVLASIGFSLGLNNSIYDSVEFANLATGVVLRKTGTATVSIEEIQSDQVYLDRKLIEKNLACKVK; this comes from the coding sequence ATGATAGATATTGAGAAAAAGCCTAAGATTTTAGTTATTGGTGACTTAATGATTGATTCATACCTTATGGGATCTTGTGACAGAATAGCAACAGATGCTCCTATTCCTGTTGTTGATGTAACAAAAGAAGAGTCAGTTTTAGGTGGTGCAGGTAATGTTATTAGAAATCTAACTTCCTTGGGTGCGAAAGTTAGTGTTATGTCTGTTGTTGGTAATGATGATAATGCAAAACTTTTAAAACATCTTCTAGATGAGATTCAGACTAAATCTTTTTTGATTGAGCAAAAAGGAAGAAAAACCTCTAAAAAAACTAGAATTGTTGCAGGTAATTCTCAAGTATTTAGATTTGACCATGAAAGTAAAAACAATATCTCTTTTGATAATGTAAAAAGTCTTTACTCTAAATTAGTTGAAAAAATAAAAGCATATGATGCTATTTTGTTAGCTGATTATGGGAAAGGGGTTTTAACTAAAGACTTCACTGAAAAAATTATTGCATATGCAAATAAGAACAGTGTTAAAACAATAGTTGATCCATATGGAAGCGACTATACAAAATATAAAGGTGCAACTTTAATTATTCCAAATAAAGAAGAAGCACAAGCTGTAACAAACATAGAAATCTCTAATGATGATAAACTATTAGAAGCTTTAAAGGCTATTAAAAAAGAGTTTGATACAGAATATGCAATTATAACTTTAGCAGAAGAAGGAATTGCAGTACTTAAGGAAAATAAATTATCAGTAATGCCAACTGTTCCATTGGAAGTATTTGATGTGACAGGTTCAGGTGATACAGTATTAGCATCAATTGGATTTTCTTTGGGGTTAAATAACTCTATTTATGATTCAGTTGAATTTGCAAATTTGGCTACAGGTGTAGTATTAAGAAAAACTGGAACGGCTACAGTTTCGATAGAAGAAATTCAATCTGATCAAGTATATTTAGATAGAAAATTGATAGAAAAAAACTTAGCTTGTAAAGTTAAATAA
- a CDS encoding response regulator transcription factor, producing MENSYSVLYAEDDENVRKNYVLYLEQYFDKIYEASDGLEALNLYKDKKPNILLLDITMPHLNGLEVIKKIREVDQTTPIIVLSAHSHKEYLFEAIKLNLVDYLIKPINRNEFKEVIENSFERLKNDTVNDEDKVVINNKCYWDARSRILFFKDKIVDLTKNERILFELLLNKKNQIVKPEEISSYVWNTENNVNDASIRNLVKRLRKKLPVDIIDSIYGSGYILNY from the coding sequence ATGGAAAATAGTTATTCAGTATTATATGCAGAGGATGATGAGAACGTAAGGAAAAATTACGTTTTATATTTAGAGCAGTATTTCGATAAGATTTATGAAGCAAGTGATGGATTAGAGGCACTTAATCTATATAAAGATAAGAAGCCAAATATTTTACTTCTTGATATTACTATGCCACATTTAAATGGTTTAGAAGTAATTAAAAAAATTAGAGAAGTTGACCAAACTACACCAATCATTGTTTTAAGTGCACACTCTCACAAAGAGTATCTTTTTGAGGCTATTAAACTTAATCTTGTTGATTATTTAATTAAACCAATAAATAGAAATGAGTTTAAAGAGGTTATTGAAAACTCTTTTGAAAGATTAAAAAATGATACTGTAAATGATGAAGATAAAGTTGTAATTAACAATAAATGTTATTGGGATGCTAGATCTAGGATTTTATTCTTTAAAGATAAGATTGTAGATTTAACTAAAAATGAGAGAATTTTATTTGAATTATTATTAAATAAAAAAAATCAGATTGTAAAACCAGAAGAAATCTCTTCATATGTTTGGAATACTGAAAACAATGTAAATGATGCTAGTATTAGAAACTTGGTTAAAAGATTAAGAAAAAAACTACCTGTGGATATTATTGATAGTATTTATGGTAGTGGATATATTTTAAATTACTAA
- a CDS encoding filamentous hemagglutinin N-terminal domain-containing protein, giving the protein MKSNHNYSSRFRILKGGKISLVVSALLGSVTLSFAAPSGGVVTSGSATISQNGNTTNITQSTQKASINWNKFNIASNETVNFNQPNVNSITLNRVIGNERSIIDGALNANGQVWILNSNGVLFGKNASINTAGLLASTKNITDTNFQAGNYTFTGDSTESVINEGSIKIKDNGYVILASNEVRNSGTIEAVKGRVQLTSADEYTINLNGNSLVDLVVNKGTLDALVENSGTILSDGGEVYLTTHAVDELLRGVVNNTGIIEANSLDGISGHVELYAHGGTANIAGTIKAKGGFVETSGKELNVSSTTSIETSKWLLDPVNMTIESTGGTDLSGGSVSATAIQSALSSADVELQADEDITVNENITWGDATKLTLTAGDEIYVNATIENTNSTNGGVYFNAANNYDKVIFNSNGKVIINNINQLQWMNTALKGKYELGSNIDASDTRNWNSDGSGGYYGFKQIGFSSQFFGNFDGKGYVIDGLYINRGSENEVGLFSYGVGGSIISNVGLTNVDITGKDYVGGLVGNNNPTIRNSYVTGSVSGNRYVGGLVGYFSGTITNSYTAVTVNGNDSVGGLVGYLDGISGGNITNSYATGAVSGNTDTGGLVGGIFDTGYSISNSYWDIDTTGQASSSGGGTGLTTVQIQQQANFTGFDFTNTWIIYEGHTRPLLRTFMTELTVKANDATRTYDGTTYSGSGGVTYSIPTYDSSLLQGSLNYTSSDDLKNAGTATIGVDGLYSSQHGYIISYDTGTLITNKKDITANYTAENKIYDGTTDAIVNGTLAGIISGDTVTVSNTSANFTDKNAGENKTVNIAGISISGTDSSNYSISNTSSATADITKRALSLEATKDYDGTDDLTGFVKFGNLVGSETLEYIGAKANSSNPTAENFIKEITLQDGTNGGLASNYELPSLLAYSANNSVQIGDIPIEPTTTPDLNSIISSITNKTVLTNKDIDTLFKSGIDIKTIFQQLNTNELALIPGVVLQMLNGGINLPFGSKQQFNFNDENDEENRI; this is encoded by the coding sequence ATGAAATCAAATCACAACTATTCTTCACGTTTTAGAATCCTAAAAGGTGGAAAGATAAGCTTAGTAGTAAGTGCTTTATTAGGAAGTGTAACTCTAAGCTTTGCAGCTCCATCTGGAGGAGTAGTTACTTCAGGGTCTGCAACTATTTCTCAAAATGGAAATACAACCAATATAACCCAATCCACACAAAAGGCTAGTATAAACTGGAATAAGTTTAATATAGCCTCAAATGAAACAGTAAACTTCAATCAACCAAATGTAAATAGTATAACTCTAAATAGAGTAATAGGAAATGAAAGAAGTATTATAGATGGAGCACTTAATGCCAATGGTCAAGTATGGATACTAAACTCAAACGGAGTACTCTTTGGAAAAAATGCTTCAATAAATACTGCAGGATTGTTAGCTAGTACTAAAAATATCACAGATACAAACTTTCAAGCAGGTAACTATACTTTTACAGGAGATTCAACAGAATCTGTTATCAATGAAGGAAGTATAAAAATAAAAGATAATGGATATGTAATCTTAGCTTCAAATGAAGTAAGAAATAGTGGAACAATAGAAGCAGTAAAAGGAAGAGTACAATTAACAAGTGCAGATGAATATACAATAAACCTAAATGGTAACTCTTTAGTAGATTTAGTTGTAAATAAAGGAACCTTAGATGCACTAGTAGAAAACTCAGGAACTATACTTTCAGATGGTGGAGAGGTTTATCTTACAACACATGCAGTAGATGAACTATTAAGAGGTGTAGTAAATAATACAGGTATCATAGAAGCTAACTCTTTAGATGGTATTTCAGGACATGTAGAACTATATGCCCATGGAGGAACTGCAAATATAGCTGGAACTATAAAAGCTAAAGGTGGGTTTGTAGAGACTTCAGGAAAAGAGCTAAATGTATCTTCAACAACTTCAATAGAAACTTCAAAATGGCTTTTAGATCCAGTTAATATGACTATAGAATCTACAGGAGGAACTGACTTAAGTGGAGGAAGTGTAAGTGCCACAGCAATTCAAAGTGCTCTTTCTTCTGCTGATGTAGAACTTCAAGCAGATGAAGATATAACTGTAAATGAAAATATCACTTGGGGTGATGCTACAAAGCTTACACTAACAGCTGGTGATGAGATATATGTAAATGCAACTATAGAAAATACCAATAGTACTAATGGTGGAGTTTATTTTAATGCAGCAAATAACTATGATAAAGTTATCTTTAATAGCAATGGAAAAGTTATCATCAATAATATCAATCAACTTCAATGGATGAATACCGCTTTAAAAGGTAAGTATGAACTAGGTTCAAATATTGATGCAAGTGATACAAGAAATTGGAATAGTGATGGAAGTGGTGGTTACTATGGGTTTAAACAAATAGGTTTTTCTAGCCAATTCTTTGGAAACTTTGATGGTAAAGGCTATGTTATAGATGGTTTGTATATCAATAGAGGCTCTGAAAATGAAGTAGGATTATTTAGTTATGGAGTGGGAGGAAGTATTATATCCAATGTAGGACTAACCAATGTAGATATTACAGGAAAGGATTATGTTGGAGGATTAGTTGGGAATAATAATCCAACAATCCGAAACTCATATGTTACAGGGAGTGTAAGTGGAAATAGATATGTTGGAGGATTAGTTGGGTATTTTAGTGGTACAATTACAAACTCCTACACCGCGGTAACTGTAAATGGAAACGATTCTGTTGGGGGATTAGTTGGATATCTTGACGGAATTAGTGGGGGAAACATTACTAATTCATATGCTACAGGGGCTGTAAGTGGAAATACCGATACTGGAGGATTAGTTGGTGGTATTTTTGACACTGGTTATAGTATCTCAAACTCTTATTGGGATATAGACACCACAGGACAAGCCTCAAGTAGTGGTGGTGGCACAGGCTTAACCACAGTGCAGATACAACAACAAGCAAACTTTACAGGCTTTGACTTTACAAATACTTGGATAATCTATGAAGGACATACAAGACCTCTTTTAAGAACTTTTATGACAGAACTTACTGTAAAAGCAAATGATGCTACAAGAACTTATGATGGGACTACTTATAGTGGAAGTGGGGGTGTGACTTACTCAATTCCAACTTATGATAGCTCTTTATTACAAGGATCTCTTAACTACACTTCAAGTGATGATCTAAAAAATGCAGGAACTGCTACTATAGGTGTAGATGGGCTGTACTCTTCTCAGCATGGATATATCATAAGCTATGATACTGGTACTTTAATTACCAATAAAAAAGATATCACAGCAAACTACACAGCCGAAAATAAAATCTATGATGGAACAACAGATGCCATTGTAAATGGAACATTGGCTGGTATCATCTCAGGAGATACGGTAACTGTATCAAATACATCTGCTAATTTTACAGATAAAAATGCAGGTGAAAATAAAACTGTCAATATAGCAGGGATATCTATAAGTGGAACAGACTCTAGCAATTATTCTATTTCAAATACAAGTTCAGCAACTGCAGATATCACAAAAAGAGCCTTAAGCCTAGAAGCTACAAAAGATTATGATGGAACAGATGACCTTACAGGCTTTGTAAAGTTTGGAAATCTAGTAGGAAGTGAAACACTAGAGTATATAGGAGCAAAAGCAAATTCAAGTAATCCAACAGCAGAAAACTTTATAAAAGAGATTACATTGCAAGATGGAACAAACGGTGGACTAGCTAGTAACTATGAACTACCTTCACTTTTAGCATATTCAGCTAATAATAGTGTTCAAATAGGAGATATTCCTATAGAACCAACTACAACACCTGATTTAAATTCAATTATTAGTTCAATTACAAATAAAACAGTATTAACAAATAAAGATATAGATACTTTATTCAAAAGTGGAATAGATATAAAAACAATCTTTCAACAACTAAATACAAATGAACTAGCTCTTATTCCAGGTGTTGTTTTACAGATGTTAAATGGTGGAATAAATCTTCCCTTTGGAAGTAAACAACAGTTTAATTTCAATGATGAAAATGATGAAGAAAATAGAATCTAA
- a CDS encoding inverse autotransporter beta domain-containing protein produces the protein MDEKRTINLFISLIWILLVITYVPAAEKEKKWEAYLDVEGKLGSHRHLAEGDFFLPLVQDDNTLLYTDIRYRLDNESSREGNFGLGLREILPSDWIIGGYTYYDRRKTPYDNYFSQITAGFEVLSVDWDFRANVYIPIGTTSHLEDTLSLVDFSGTSIMYSQGEERSMKGYDAEIGYRLPIFEAQDEQQIRIYAGGFRFYEDDVQSVQGPRGRIDLTFDEVPFLWEGSRLTLGAEVQRDDVRGRQSFATLRIRIPFGNQKEKSAPIQKLSAIEKRMTTPIIRDVDIVSQAGVFDAPKEVTADANGNRIKFVKSDSTTGANLTTTIESAGENSTVVLNGDFSGVDSYTSLKEGQTIIGGGSMGITTPAGKKVSVLIPNASITGKGAYFGNANTFFNMANNSSLIGISANLNHTDPASGTNMFYINNVNNVTIKDNNFSLSASDGTNFYMTTIIDSTNVYIGNNTMNMKSDGDFSYFMNVLGRQNKNITVEKNAYNVSGTALPIRTFYVYRTTIENLKGSGNTTNLNAAQMRTWDGDSSIINGSISFTNGFTVTLP, from the coding sequence ATGGATGAAAAAAGAACAATAAATTTATTTATATCTTTAATATGGATATTATTAGTAATTACATATGTTCCAGCAGCAGAAAAAGAGAAAAAATGGGAAGCCTATCTCGATGTGGAAGGAAAACTTGGAAGTCACCGACACTTAGCTGAAGGAGACTTCTTCCTCCCTTTAGTTCAAGATGACAACACCCTTTTATATACTGACATCCGATATAGACTGGACAATGAAAGCAGCCGTGAAGGAAACTTTGGCTTAGGTCTTCGAGAGATTTTACCCAGTGATTGGATTATTGGTGGGTACACTTATTATGATAGACGTAAAACTCCTTATGATAACTACTTTTCTCAAATAACTGCAGGTTTTGAAGTACTCTCAGTTGATTGGGATTTTCGTGCAAATGTTTATATTCCCATTGGGACAACAAGCCATTTAGAAGACACTTTAAGTTTAGTCGATTTTTCAGGTACCTCTATCATGTACTCTCAAGGAGAAGAGCGTTCCATGAAAGGGTATGATGCAGAGATTGGTTACAGACTACCTATTTTTGAAGCTCAAGATGAACAACAAATTCGAATTTATGCGGGTGGATTTCGTTTTTACGAAGATGATGTACAAAGTGTGCAAGGTCCACGAGGAAGAATCGATTTAACTTTCGATGAAGTGCCTTTTTTATGGGAAGGCTCACGACTCACTTTAGGAGCCGAGGTACAAAGAGACGATGTGCGAGGCAGACAGAGCTTCGCAACTTTGCGTATTCGTATTCCTTTTGGAAATCAAAAAGAAAAATCTGCTCCTATTCAAAAGCTCAGTGCCATTGAAAAACGTATGACCACTCCTATTATTCGTGACGTGGATATTGTCTCGCAAGCAGGTGTTTTTGATGCGCCTAAAGAAGTTACTGCTGATGCCAATGGAAACCGTATTAAATTTGTAAAAAGCGATTCAACAACAGGTGCAAATTTAACAACAACCATTGAAAGTGCAGGAGAAAACTCTACGGTTGTTTTAAATGGAGATTTCAGTGGTGTTGATTCATACACATCACTCAAAGAGGGACAAACTATTATTGGAGGTGGAAGTATGGGTATCACCACTCCAGCAGGAAAAAAAGTCTCTGTGCTTATTCCCAATGCATCCATAACAGGAAAAGGTGCGTATTTCGGAAATGCGAACACCTTCTTTAATATGGCAAATAACAGCAGTCTTATAGGTATATCCGCCAACCTGAATCATACTGATCCTGCATCAGGGACGAATATGTTTTATATAAATAATGTTAATAATGTCACTATCAAAGATAATAACTTCTCTTTGAGTGCATCAGATGGTACAAATTTTTACATGACTACCATCATTGATTCAACAAATGTTTATATTGGAAACAATACAATGAATATGAAAAGTGATGGAGATTTCTCATACTTTATGAACGTTTTAGGTCGTCAGAACAAGAATATTACTGTTGAAAAGAATGCTTACAATGTTTCAGGAACGGCCCTTCCCATTAGAACTTTCTATGTTTATAGAACAACCATTGAAAACTTAAAAGGTTCAGGCAATACAACTAATCTGAATGCTGCTCAAATGAGGACTTGGGATGGAGATTCAAGTATCATCAATGGAAGTATCAGTTTTACCAATGGGTTTACAGTAACGCTGCCATAG
- a CDS encoding leucyl aminopeptidase encodes MKLNLIEKNIKKVNTDLEIIIVDSIKNLKEKEILENLGFEAKDEVSVLLPESKKVFVGCEANDYDSLAIAIATAVKKFTSTKFTSAKVKVEKDSVKALVEGAILGAYKFDKYKSEKKKEKEKELSFCIEKVTKNIKNSFEESLEIAKAVNKTRDMVNTTPDDFYPDVMAKEAKDIAKEAKLECVIHGEKYLEKNGMNAMLSVGRASRHESKLIHLSYKPSNAKKKIVLVGKGLTYDSGGLSLKPADFMTTMKSDKSGGCAVLGIMSVISKLQLPLEVHGIIGAVENMIGGDAYKPDDVLKAKNGTTIEVKNTDAEGRLVLADCLCYAQDEIKDIDYLFDYATLTGACVVGVGEYTSGIMGNNNDLAQEVVNHATNAGEYATVLHFNRFLKKTIKSEVADINNIASTRYGGSITAGIFLEKFIAKENKEKWVHHDIAGPAYVEKAWGYNPFGGSGAGVRMTLEFLKNIK; translated from the coding sequence GTGAAATTAAATTTAATTGAAAAAAATATAAAAAAAGTAAATACTGATTTAGAGATTATAATTGTAGATTCTATTAAAAATTTAAAAGAAAAAGAGATTTTAGAAAATCTTGGTTTTGAAGCAAAAGATGAGGTATCAGTTTTACTTCCTGAATCAAAAAAGGTTTTTGTAGGTTGTGAAGCAAATGATTATGACTCTTTAGCAATAGCAATAGCAACAGCTGTTAAAAAATTTACTTCAACTAAATTTACAAGTGCAAAAGTAAAAGTTGAAAAAGATAGTGTTAAAGCTTTAGTTGAAGGTGCTATACTTGGAGCTTATAAGTTTGATAAATATAAGTCTGAAAAGAAAAAAGAGAAAGAAAAAGAGCTAAGCTTCTGTATTGAAAAAGTTACAAAAAATATTAAAAATAGTTTTGAAGAGTCTTTAGAAATTGCAAAAGCTGTAAATAAAACAAGAGATATGGTAAATACTACACCAGATGACTTTTATCCAGATGTTATGGCAAAAGAAGCAAAAGATATTGCAAAAGAAGCAAAACTAGAGTGTGTAATTCATGGTGAAAAATATTTAGAAAAAAATGGTATGAATGCAATGCTTAGTGTTGGTAGAGCATCAAGACATGAATCTAAACTTATTCATTTATCATATAAACCATCAAATGCTAAGAAAAAAATAGTATTAGTTGGTAAGGGGTTAACTTATGATTCAGGTGGACTATCTTTAAAACCAGCAGACTTTATGACAACTATGAAATCTGATAAAAGTGGTGGTTGTGCAGTTCTTGGTATTATGAGTGTTATTTCAAAACTACAACTTCCACTTGAAGTGCATGGTATTATTGGTGCTGTTGAAAATATGATAGGTGGAGATGCTTACAAACCTGATGATGTATTAAAAGCAAAAAATGGAACTACTATTGAAGTTAAAAATACAGATGCAGAAGGAAGACTTGTATTAGCTGATTGTTTATGTTATGCACAAGATGAAATTAAAGATATAGATTATCTTTTTGATTATGCAACATTAACTGGTGCTTGTGTAGTTGGAGTAGGGGAATATACTTCTGGTATCATGGGTAACAATAATGATTTAGCACAAGAAGTTGTAAATCATGCAACTAATGCAGGTGAATATGCTACTGTTTTACACTTCAATAGATTTTTAAAGAAAACTATAAAATCAGAAGTTGCAGACATAAATAATATTGCAAGCACTAGATATGGGGGGTCTATTACAGCTGGAATCTTCTTAGAAAAATTTATTGCAAAAGAAAATAAAGAAAAATGGGTTCACCATGATATAGCTGGACCCGCGTATGTAGAGAAAGCTTGGGGATATAATCCATTTGGTGGAAGTGGTGCAGGAGTTAGAATGACTCTTGAATTTTTAAAGAATATTAAATAA